From the genome of Vicia villosa cultivar HV-30 ecotype Madison, WI linkage group LG2, Vvil1.0, whole genome shotgun sequence, one region includes:
- the LOC131650112 gene encoding protein MAIN-LIKE 1-like, producing MRRGGRQRWQFDGEGYQGAAPKAGSQHPGFHGGPSDTSLLTRYQDHVACHLWFGEERGPKTTLKVAAHGSKLIGWVSHSLPKVINDWLVGSGLSSLQHTSLSIVDTDILYAFVERWNPETSSFRMPFGEMTITLDDVSYLLHIPIRGELVDPDYVFTGYDAITLAVKLFGVLLSDALTIDHSSVL from the exons ATGCGCCGAGGAGGAAGACAACGTTGGCAGTTTGATGGCGAGGGATATCAGGGAGCTGCACCGAAGGCTGGTTCTCAGCACCCTGGATTTCACGGAGGACCGAGCGATACTTCTCTTTTGACTAGGTATCAGGACCATGTTGCCTGCCATTTATGGTTCGGCGAG GAGAGAGGACCAAAGACAACCTTAAAGGTTGCTGCACATGGCAGCAAATTAATAGGATGGGTTTCGCACAGTCTCCCAAAGGTGATTAATGATTGGTTAGTTGGCTCTGGTCTATCATCTCTCCAGCATACTAGTTTGTCCATAGTAGATACAGATATTTTATATGCTTTTGTTGAGAGATGGAATCCTGAAACATCGTCATTTCGTATGCCGTTCGGCGAGATGACCATTACGCTAGATGATGTTTCATATCTTCTACATATACCTATTCGGGGTGAGTTGGTTGACCCTGACTATGTTTTCACTGGTTATGATGCTATCACTCTAGCTGTTAAGTTGTTTGGTGTTTTATTGAGTGATGCATTGACCATTGACCATTCATCTGTGTTATAA